The Brassica oleracea var. oleracea cultivar TO1000 chromosome C6, BOL, whole genome shotgun sequence genome includes a region encoding these proteins:
- the LOC106298228 gene encoding zinc finger MYND domain-containing protein 15 yields MECAARGFGTRCVGPPTRRCGNCGAVAYCSVSHQSSHWRYHKEECERLEEQMRRVDLLNEFPFTFTEEATVQISQKEVSRCSFLTKRDLHHAGMWMFECKCGSSSVSFSAYDRFRNEGWWYLPSSSCPCRGPLSPVTSQLCSWKDYYEWRQIPLDSPVALLLHWPLTIYHAIQAIGIGNLTPRISDELRIHYLGLQKELGQLGVFAELRALFPGLRIRLQLVGPDVSQHMDGEIISLCGYAPCMEEDCDCKCSNEILKPGNKSAVSLQLYRGFYHDRYSDIAKDSPPPHIVIAPNAGIAAYPSWLPTIELIKEMKVPAVFSDYCEEACHLAACCIRTITGQPLSLPIGLNPFRQPMMVEDSSLFIPCYSNCFIFAI; encoded by the exons ATGGAGTGTGCTGCGCGTGGCTTCGGGACGCGATGCGTTGGCCCACCGACGAGGAGGTGTGGCAATTGTGGCGCCGTGGCGTATTGCTCCGTCTCTCATCAG AGTTCGCATTGGAGGTATCACAAGGAAGAGTGCGAGAGACTAGAAGAGCAAATGCGTCGTGTTGATCTGCTCAACGAGTTTCCCTTTACATTCACAGAAGAAGCTACAGTCCAG ATTAGTCAAAAGGAGGTAAGCAGGTGCTCGTTCCTCACCAAAAGGGACTTACATCATGCTGGAATGTGGATGTTTGAGTGCAAATGTGGCTCCTCCTCTGTTAGTTTCTCGGCTTATGATAGGTTTAGAAATGAAGGCTGGTGGTATCTGCCAAGCTCTTCTTGTCCATGTCGTG GCCCTTTGTCTCCAGTAACAAGCCAGCTATGTAGTTGGAAGGATTATTACGAGTGGAGACAGATACCTCTTGATTCTCCTGTTGCTCTACTTCTCCACTGG CCACTAACAATATATCATGCAATCCAAGCCATTGGGATAGGAAACTTGACTCCCCGAATAAGTGATGAACTTCGTATACATTATCTTG GCCTTCAGAAAGAGCTTGGCCAACTCGGAGTCTTTGCTGAGCTGCGAGCGCTCTTCCCTGGTCTGCGCATTCGCTTACAACTGGTTGGACCTGATGTTTCACAACATAT GGATGGAGAGATAATCTCCCTCTGCGGCTATGCCCCTTGCATGGAAGAAGACTGTGACTGTAAATGTTCAAATGAAATTCTCAAACCCGGTAACAAATCAGCTGTGTCGTTACAGCTTTATCGAGGGTTTTATCATGATCGTTACAGTGACATAGCAAAG GATTCACCTCCTCCTCACATAGTGATTGCTCCAAACGCAGGCATCGCAGCATATCCGAGCTGGTTGCCAACTATT GAACTAATAAAAGAGATGAAAGTCCCAGCTGTGTTTTCTGATTACTGTGAAGAAGCTTGTCATCTTGCGGCTTGTTGCATTAGAACCATCACAGGGCAACCTCTCTCGTTACCT ATTGGGTTAAACCCATTCAGACAACCAATGATGGTAGAAGATAGTTCTCTGTTTATCCCTTGCTACTCAAACTGCTTCATCTTCGCAATCTAA
- the LOC106298222 gene encoding uncharacterized protein LOC106298222, producing MSLTRNLIYLLLLLGLAFSVDLGQPLKVPFSVNDVLPMLPRQVSWPVLNSFHSAVDLLPVFVGSVTPNNNDSLEWKGACFKGNEARLDITVSDRDEPGLGGGLLHLKTSEAHSLTCMDLYVFATPYRITWDYYFSAREHTLSFGSWEETAELDYVKEHGVSVFLMPSGMLGTLLSLIDVLPLFSNTGWGQNANLAFLTKHMGATFEKRPQPWRSVINPEDVHSGDFLAVSKIRGRWGGFETLEKWVTGAFAGHTAVCLKDDLGRLWVGESGHENDKGEEIIVVIPWDEWWDLTLKDSSNPQVALLPLHPDVRAKFNNTAAWEYARSMLGKPYGYHNMIFSWIDTLADNYPPPLDAHLVISVMSMWTRVQPAYAANMWNEALNKRLGTEELDLYGILEETARRGMSFDELLTIPEQDEWVYSDGKSTTCVAFILAMYKAAGVFGPLADHIQVTEFTIRDAYTLRMFEDNQTRLPSWCNTEKGKLEFCQILGEFRMELPGYNTIDPYPNMNENCPSLPPDYERPSKC from the exons ATGTCTCTGACTCGAAACCTCATATACCTTCTTCTTCTTCTAGGGTTAGCTTTTTCCGTTGACCTGGGTCAACCCCTAAAAGTCCCCTTCAGCGTCAACGATGTCCTCCCGATGCTGCCACGTCAAGTCTCGTGGCCCGTCCTGAACAGCTTCCACAGCGCCGTGGATTTGCTGCCGGTCTTCGTCGGGTCCGTTACTCCGAACAACAACGACTCTCTCGAGTGGAAAGGCGCTTGCTTTAAAGGCAACGAGGCTCGTCTCGACATCACCGTTAGCGATCGAGATGAGCCTGGTCTCGGAGGCGGCCTTCTCCATCTCAAG ACATCTGAGGCGCATAGCTTGACGTGTATGGACCTTTATGTCTTCGCAACGCCGTATAGGATTACATGGGATTATTATTTCTCTGCGAGAGAACATACTTTGAGCTTTGGTTCATGGGAAGAGACGGCTGAGTTAGATTAT GTGAAGGAGCATGGAGTTTCAGTGTTTCTAATGCCGTCAGGGATGCTAGGGACGTTGCTTTCTTTGATCGATGTGTTGCCTCTCTTCTCCAACACGGGCTGGGGGCAGAACGCGAACTTGGCTTTCTTGACGAAGCACATGGGCGCCACGTTTGAGAAGCGGCCTCAGCCTTGGAGGTCTGTGATCAATCCGGAAGATGTGCATTCCGGAGATTTCTTGGCGGTGTCGAAGATTAGAGGAAGGTGGGGCGGGTTTGAGACTTTGGAGAAATGGGTGACCGGCGCTTTTGCTGGTCATACCGCTGTTTGTTTGAAGGATGATTTGGGGAGGCTTTGGGTTGGTGAATCTGGTCATGAGAACGACAAGGGTGAAGAGATCATTGTTGTGATTCCTTGGGATGAATGGTGGGATCTAACGTTGAAGGATAGTTCAAACCCGCAAGTGGCTTTGCTTCCTTTGCATCCTGATGTACGAGCAAAGTTTAATAATACTGCTGCGTGGGAGTATGCACGGAGCATGTTGGGAAAGCCTTATGGATATCACAACATGATTTTTAGCTGGATCGATACTCTTGCCGATAACTACCCACCTCCCCTTGATGCTCACTTG GTTATTTCTGTCATGTCTATGTGGACTCGTGTACAACCTGCATATGCTGCTAATATGTGGAACGAGGCACTCAATAAACGGCTCGGTACTGAG GAGCTGGATTTGTATGGGATTCTTGAAGAAACAGCGAGGCGTGGAATGTCATTTGACGAGCTACTCACCATCCCTGAACAGGATGAATGGGTATACAGCGACGGGAAGTCGACAACATGCGTTGCTTTCATCCTTGCTATGTACAAAGCCGCTGGTGTGTTTGGTCCTCTCGCTGATCACATTCAAGTCACTGAATTCACT ATCCGAGATGCGTATACTCTGAGGATGTTTGAAGATAATCAGACGAGGCTACCGAGTTGGTGTAACACGGAGAAAGGGAAGCTTGAGTTCTGTCAGATTCTGGGCGAATTCAGAATGGAGTTACCTGGTTATAATACCATTGACCCTTATCCAAACATGAACGAGAATTGCCCTTCTTTGCCTCCTGATTATGAGAGGCCTTCTAAGTGTTAG
- the LOC106298082 gene encoding uncharacterized protein LOC106298082, with translation MATLQPFFERITSKLHSWTVKTLSYAGKIRLIASEVYGMVDSICAAFMWNNNTTSASGARVAWKDICKPKAEDGLGIREGSFWFDSWTVLGPLISVVGDGGPRALRIRKDAHIVDATTEGSWRLPPARTNEMVALQAAVSAVSPPVPSNGMDSYTWIQANETYGSSFSSKVTWDHIRLSSPEVFWHKVIWFKENIPRNTFMSWLALLRRIPTKDRLRRWA, from the exons ATGGCTACTCTCCAGCCTTTTTTTGAAAGGATCACGAGCAAGCTACACAGCTGGACTGTTAAGACGTTGTCTTATGCTGGGAAAATCAGATTGATTGCTTCTGAGGTGTATGGAATG GTTGACTCAATTTGCGCAGCGTTTATGTGGAACAACAACACAACCTCAGCATCGGGTGCTAGAGTGGCCTGGAAGGATATATGCAAGCCCAAAGCAGAGGATGGCCTGGGTATTCG GGAAGGTTCCTTCTGGTTTGACTCATGGACTGTGCTAGGACCTTTAATCTCTGTCGTTGGAGATGGGGGACCTAGAGCTTTAAGAATCAGGAAGGATGCTCACATTGTTGATGCCACTACAGAAGGATCATGGCGCCTCCCGCCTGCAAGAACTAATGAGATGGTCGCACTTCAAGCTGCTGTCTCTGCAGTATCTCCTCCGGTTCCATCAAATGGCATGGATAGTTACACTTGGATTCAAGCCAATGAAACCTACGGGTCTTCTTTCTCTTCAAAGGTAACATGGGACCATATCCGTCTCAGCTCACCTGAAGTGTTTTGGCATAAAGTGATCTGGTTTAAAGAGAATATTCCTAGAAACACTTTCATGTCTTGGCTAGCTCTGCTTAGAAGGATTCCTACAAAGGATAGACTGCGACGATGGGCCTGA
- the LOC106298226 gene encoding metalloendoproteinase 2-MMP: MRFCVFGFLSLFLIISPVSAWFFPNSTAIPPSLRNTTRVFWDAFSNFTGCHHGQNVDGLFRIKKYFQRFGYIPETYSGNFTDDFDDILKNAVELYQKNFRLNVTGELDALTIKHIVVPRCGNPDVVNGTSLMHNGRRKTFEVNFSPGGKVPRLHTVKHYTLFPGEPRWPRDRRDLTYAFDPRNPLTDEVKSVFARAFGRWSDVTALNFTNIESFTTSDITIGFYTGDHGDGEPFDGVLGTLAHAFSPPSGKFHLDADENWVVSGDLDSFLSVTAAVDLESVAVHEIGHLLGLGHSSVEESIMYPTITTGKRKVDLTSDDVEGIQYLYDANPNFNGTSPPAATTRERDTGSFGAAVRIDGSSRMTSLSLFLSTVGLFLWLLP, from the coding sequence ATGAGGTTTTGCGTTTTCGGGTTTCTATCGTTATTCCTAATCATTTCTCCCGTCTCCGCATGGTTCTTCCCCAACTCAACCGCCATTCCACCCTCTCTACGTAACACCACACGCGTTTTCTGGGACGCCTTCTCCAATTTCACCGGCTGTCACCACGGCCAAAACGTCGACGGTCTCTTCCGCATCAAAAAATACTTCCAGCGTTTTGGTTACATCCCGGAGACGTATTCAGGCAACTTCACAGATGATTTCGATGACATCTTAAAAAACGCCGTGGAGTTGTACCAAAAGAATTTCCGGTTAAACGTAACCGGAGAGCTCGACGCGTTAACCATTAAACACATCGTGGTTCCTCGTTGCGGCAACCCGGACGTTGTCAACGGTACGTCGCTGATGCACAACGGAAGAAGAAAGACTTTCGAAGTCAACTTCTCCCCTGGCGGCAAGGTACCTCGTTTGCACACGGTCAAACACTACACGCTTTTCCCCGGAGAGCCACGGTGGCCGAGAGACCGCCGTGACTTGACCTACGCCTTCGACCCGAGAAACCCGTTGACCGACGAGGTCAAGAGCGTGTTCGCGCGCGCGTTCGGACGCTGGTCGGACGTCACAGCGCTGAACTTCACGAACATCGAGTCTTTCACGACCTCCGACATCACGATCGGATTCTACACCGGCGACCACGGCGACGGGGAGCCTTTCGACGGCGTGTTGGGCACGCTGGCTCACGCTTTCTCGCCTCCGAGCGGGAAGTTCCATCTCGACGCTGACGAGAACTGGGTTGTCTCCGGAGACCTCGACAGCTTCCTCTCCGTCACGGCGGCGGTTGATCTTGAGTCGGTGGCGGTTCACGAGATCGGTCATCTTCTTGGTTTGGGACATTCATCTGTGGAGGAGTCGATCATGTATCCGACGATCACGACGGGGAAACGTAAAGTTGACTTGACGAGTGATGACGTGGAAGGGATCCAGTACTTGTACGATGCTAATCCTAATTTTAACGGCACGTCTCCGCCGGCCGCCACCACTCGGGAACGAGATACTGGTAGCTTTGGTGCGGCCGTGAGAATCGACGGTTCATCCAGGATGACGAGTTTAAGTCTTTTTTTATCAACCGTCGGATTGTTCTTGTGGTTATTACCGTAG
- the LOC106298217 gene encoding formin-like protein 8, producing MAAMLHQPWPFPLQVTILFILCVVVLPYRSFSQSDSPQNIETFFPANDLSPVPPPINPSTPSSPPSNPSSSSDIGTITKAVLITAASTVVLAAAFFFFLQKCVIARRRRRRENRINVQNTLPPYPPTTTTVAATETLAREGFTRFGGVKGLILDENGLDVLYWRNLQSQRQRRSGSFRKEIVAGGEEGGSEEKEVIYYKNKKKMEQVTEVPLLRGRSSTSHSIIHNDSYELESPPSPPPPPPSIPAKKTAQPLPPPPSPPPIPVKKTAPAPPPPPPRPSPSPPPPPPMKKAAALSSSASRPPPAPRGASGGESSRAGSGQVKLKPLHWDKVNPDSDHSMVWDKIDRGSFSFDGDLMEALFGYVAVGKKSPEHDKPKSNSPTKIFILDPRKSQNSAIVLKSLGMTREELVEALVEGHDFVPETLERLARIAPSKEEQSAILEFDGGDAGKLADAEAFLFHLLKAVPTAFTRLNAFLFRANYYPEIAHHGRSLQTLDLACKELRSRGLFVKLLEAILKAGNRMNAGTARGNAQAFNLTALLKLSDVKSVDGKTTLLNFVVEEVVRSEGKRCVLNRRSNSLTRSTSRSSSSSNNAPQAMSKEEQEKEFLKLGLPIVGGLSSEFSNVKKAASVDYDTVVATCSALAVRAKDARKVIAQCEGGRFVEKMMTFLDSVEEEVKTAREEERKVMELVKRTTEYYQAGASVKGKNPLHLFVIVRDFLAMVDKVCLDIMRNVQRRKVASSSESTSTQRNAVKFPVLPPNFMSDRSRSDSGESDSDM from the coding sequence ATGGCTGCCATGTTACACCAGCCATGGCCGTTTCCTCTACAAGTAACCATACTTTTCATCCTATGCGTCGTCGTTTTACCGTATCGTTCCTTTTCACAATCAGATTCGCCTCAAAACATCGAAACCTTCTTCCCAGCCAACGATCTCTCCCCGGTTCCTCCGCCGATAAACCCTTCTACCCCCTCATCTCCGCCGTCTAATCCTTCATCGTCGTCTGATATAGGAACGATCACCAAGGCCGTCCTAATAACCGCAGCGAGCACCGTAGTTCTAGCTGCAGCATTCTTCTTCTTCCTCCAGAAATGCGTCATCGCGCGGCGGCGGCGACGGAGAGAGAACAGAATCAACGTTCAGAACACCTTACCTCCGTATCCTCCGACAACAACGACGGTGGCGGCGACGGAGACTTTGGCTCGGGAAGGTTTCACGCGGTTTGGAGGTGTGAAAGGCCTGATCCTCGACGAGAACGGTCTCGATGTGTTGTATTGGAGGAATCTTCAGAGCCAGAGGCAGAGAAGAAGCGGAAGTTTCCGGAAGGAGATCGTCGCCGGAGGAGAAGAAGGTGGTAGTGAAGAGAAAGAAGTGATTTATTACAAGAACAAGAAGAAGATGGAGCAGGTCACGGAGGTTCCTCTCCTCAGAGGAAGATCATCCACTTCTCACAGTATAATCCATAACGATTCCTACGAGTTGGAATCACCACCGTCACCGCCACCACCACCGCCGTCAATTCCGGCGAAGAAAACTGCACAACCTCTGCCGCCGCCGCCGTCGCCACCGCCGATTCCGGTGAAGAAAACTGCACCAGCACCGCCACCTCCGCCTCCGCGTCCTTCACCTTCGCCGCCACCACCGCCTCCGATGAAAAAGGCGGCGGCTTTGTCGTCGTCAGCGTCGAGACCACCGCCGGCGCCGAGAGGAGCAAGCGGAGGAGAGAGCTCGAGAGCTGGAAGTGGTCAGGTGAAGCTAAAGCCTCTGCATTGGGATAAAGTAAACCCTGACTCCGATCACTCCATGGTTTGGGACAAGATCGATCGCGGCTCGTTCAGTTTCGACGGAGATCTAATGGAAGCTCTGTTCGGTTACGTCGCTGTCGGAAAGAAATCGCCAGAACACGACAAACCAAAGTCAAACTCCCCGACTAAAATCTTCATTCTCGATCCGAGAAAGTCTCAGAACTCAGCGATCGTGCTCAAGTCCCTAGGCATGACGCGCGAGGAGCTCGTGGAAGCACTCGTCGAAGGACACGACTTCGTACCGGAGACGCTAGAGAGGCTGGCGAGAATAGCTCCGAGTAAAGAAGAGCAATCAGCGATCCTCGAGTTCGACGGCGGCGACGCGGGGAAACTCGCGGACGCGGAAGCGTTCCTCTTTCATCTCCTCAAAGCGGTGCCAACGGCGTTTACGCGACTAAACGCGTTTCTCTTCAGGGCGAATTACTATCCAGAGATCGCTCACCACGGCAGATCGCTCCAAACGCTGGATTTAGCGTGTAAAGAGCTGAGGTCTCGCGGTTTGTTCGTGAAGCTTTTGGAAGCGATTCTCAAAGCTGGTAACAGAATGAACGCGGGAACTGCGAGAGGAAACGCTCAGGCGTTTAATCTAACCGCGCTTTTGAAACTCTCGGACGTTAAGAGCGTTGATGGGAAGACGACTCTGCTTAACTTCGTGGTGGAGGAAGTCGTTAGGTCGGAAGGAAAACGCTGCGTTTTGAATAGAAGAAGCAATAGCTTAACACGAAGTACCAGCAGAAGTAGCAGTAGTAGTAACAACGCTCCTCAAGCCATGTCTAAAGAAGAGCAAGAGAAAGAGTTCTTGAAGCTTGGTCTACCCATTGTCGGAGGACTAAGCTCTGAGTTTTCAAACGTGAAGAAAGCTGCTAGTGTAGATTACGACACGGTCGTTGCCACTTGCTCGGCTCTTGCGGTTAGAGCGAAAGACGCGAGGAAGGTGATTGCACAGTGTGAAGGAGGGAGGTTTGTGGAGAAGATGATGACGTTTCTTGATTCAGTAGAGGAAGAAGTGAAGACGGCGAGAGAAGAAGAGAGGAAAGTAATGGAGCTTGTGAAGCGGACAACAGAGTATTATCAAGCAGGAGCTAGTGTAAAGGGGAAGAACCCTCTTCATCTGTTTGTTATCGTGAGAGATTTTCTTGCCATGGTTGATAAAGTATGCTTAGATATTATGAGGAATGTGCAGAGGAGGAAGGTAGCTAGTTCTTCCGAGTCGACTTCCACGCAGAGGAATGCTGTGAAGTTTCCGGTTTTGCCTCCAAATTTCATGTCGGACAGGTCTAGGAGTGACTCCGGTGAATCGGATTCTGATATGTGA
- the LOC106298084 gene encoding uncharacterized protein LOC106298084, with protein sequence MDNGVKFSLKLLIDEKRNKVVLAEAEQDFVDVLLSLLTLPMGKIAGLLKDHKTVLSFYKNLNKSVADMDTSHFETEACKSMLLDPKSSKDIHRKRLKLNMSYTVPTEFFVCPSCFKSPSCGSRAYSNFNTSKCSCGALMDARIHVPEEVQVEQVIGDIADGVSVNFRSSFIVTDDLKVTPKSIGVLMNVLNDLGYVGYSDLRETLIDVGFEQVLTLLGCLFTSEAPLTSVFLRKTCMTSKRMHEMFSPPALKNGNANPGRVCSVKVFVRKLDREILYAECNEDLIDSLLTFLVHPLEMACSLTNDNTIFGCVGNLCRSQCRGDVFKSCHLPDFYICSNNNLIDYAHQSMTYQCLIPHQGYSSFKVARNIDRSLSKNGNIVSTYPTNPKVRKMQVDINDLEEFQITISKAELISILRASLVSSSALTDGLSNLLVKKPKIET encoded by the exons ATGGATAATGGTGTAAAGTTCAGCTTGAAACTTCTCATTGATGAGAAGAGAAACAAAGTTGTTTTGGCTGAGGCTGAGCAGGATTTTGTTGATGTGCTCCTCAGCCTTTTGACTCTCCCAATGGGTAAAATCGCTGGCTTGCTCAAGGATCACAAGACAGTCCTCAGCTTCTATAAAAACCTTAACAAAAGTGTTGCAGATATGGACACTAGTCATTTTGAGACAGAAGCTTGCAAGAGTATGTTGTTGGATCCAAAGAGTAGTAAGGATATCCATCGCAAAAGGCTCAAACTGAACATGAGTTATACTGTTCCAACAGAGTTCTTTGTGTGCCCAAGTTGTTTCAAGAGTCCTTCATGTGGAAGCAGGGCATACAGCAATTTTAACACCTCAAAATGTAGCTGTGGAGCTTTGATGGATGCTCGGATTCATGTCCCAGAAGAAGTTCAAGTTGAACAAGTGATAGGAGATATTGCAGATGGAGTGTCTGTTAATTTCCGATCCTCTTTCATTGTCACTGATGATTTGAAAGTGACACCGAAATCTATTGGTGTTCTCATGAATGTTCTAAATGATCTAGGGTACGTTGGTTATAGTGATCTGCGGGAAACCCTAATTGATGTAGGTTTTGAACAG GTGCTGACTCTACTAGGATGTTTATTCACTTCAGAAGCTCCCTTGACAAGCGTATTCCTCAGAAAAACTTGCATGACAAGTAAGAGGATGCATGAAATGTTTTCTCCACCTGCGCTGAAAAATGGGAACGCAAATCCAGGCAGAGTGTGTTCTGTGAAAGTTTTTGTTAGAAAGCTTGATAGAGAGATTCTGTATGCAGAGTGCAATGAAGACCTCATTGACTCTCTTCTCACCTTTCTGGTTCATCCTCTTGAGATGGCTTGCTCATTGACTAATGACAATACCATTTTTGGATGTGTTGGAAACTTGTGTAGAAGTCAGTGTAGAGGAGATGTTTTCAAGAGTTGTCATCTTCCTGACTTTTATATTTGTAGTAACAATAATCTGATTGATTATGCTCACCAATCAATGACATATCAGTGTTTGATTCCTCACCAAGGATACTCTAGTTTCAAAGTCGCCAGGAACATCGATCGGTCTCTCTCCAAAAATGGCAACATTGTGAGTACGTATCCAACTAATCCAAAAGTCAG GAAGATGCAGGTAGACATCAATGATCTCGAGGAGTTTCAGATCACCATTTCCAAAGCAGAG CTCATAAGCATTCTTAGAGCTTCATTGGTCTCCTCATCTGCATTGACCGATGGTCTCTCAAATTTGCTCGTCAAGAAACCAAAGATAGAGACTTGA
- the LOC106298221 gene encoding putative L-type lectin-domain containing receptor kinase V.2 produces the protein MSMSLEMFLMSSFLFFLFFPMDTVSQGFSDPTGGQFSFNGYLYTDGVADLNPDGLFKLITSKTQGGAGQVLYQFPQNFKNSRNHTVSSFSTTFVFAIMATRKTVAGCGLSFNISSTKGLNSSASNRSVSVEFHTAKTDGKDVNEVVINVSGLDSYRNHSAGYFKDDGSGFVDIEIASGAPIQVWVEYNNSAKQLDVTMHSIYTCKPKTPLLSLRKDLYPYLLEYMYVGFTSVGSPTSSHYILGWNFNNNGSVLPIVHSRLPKLPDDKDRSLSRKILAISLSLSGFTLIVVLVFGVVFYLKRNKFLEVIEDWEVQFGPHRFTYKDLFIATKGFKNSELLGRGGFGKVFKGILPLSSIPIAVKKISHDSKQGMREFLAEIATIGRLRHPDLVRLLGYCRRKGELYLVYDFMPKGSLDKFLYNQPDQVLDWSQRFKIIKDVASGLCYLHQQWMQVIIHRDIKPANILLDENMNAKLGDFGLAKLCDHGIDSQSSNVAGTFGYISPELSRTGKSSTSSDVFAFGVFMLEITCGRKPIEPRGSPSEIVLTDWVLDRWDSGDILQVVDEKLGHKYLAAQVTLVLKLGLLCSHPVAATRPSMSSVMQFLDGVATLPHNLLELVNARNIDGGFDALGEAKEPPGASSNTFSSVMTESFVSGGR, from the exons ATGTCTATGTCTCTAGAGATGTTCTTGATGTCCTCTTTTTTGTTCTTCCTCTTCTTTCCCATGGATACAGTTTCTCAAGGTTTTTCAGACCCAACAGGTGGACAGTTCAGCTTCAACGGCTACTTATACACCGACGGAGTCGCAGATCTAAACCCTGACGGATTATTCAAACTCATTACTTCAAAGACGCAAGGAGGAGCTGGTCAAGTTCTCTACCAGTTCCCTCAAAATTTCAAGAACTCAAGAAACCACACCGTTTCATCTTTCTCCACCACCTTCGTCTTCGCCATCATGGCAACCCGTAAAACAGTCGCCGGTTGTGGACTCTCCTTCAACATATCCTCAACAAAAGGCTTGAACTCTTCCGCAAGCAACCGCTCTGTTTCAGTTGAGTTCCACACCGCCAAAACCGACGGTAAAGATGTTAACGAGGTTGTTATCAACGTCAGTGGTTTAGATTCATATAGAAACCACTCTGCTGGCTATTTTAAAGATGATGGTAGTGGTTTTGTGGATATAGAGATTGCAAGTGGGGCGCCAATACAAGTGTGGGTTGAGTATAACAACTCAGCTAAACAGCTAGATGTTACAATGCACTCTATCTATACATGCAAGCCCAAGACTCCTCTGCTTTCGCTCCGAAAAGATCTTTATCCTTATCTACTTGAGTACATGTATGTTGGCTTCACTTCAGTAGGTAGTCCAACTTCTTCTCACTATATTCTTGGATGGAACTTCAACAACAACGGGTCAGTTTTACCTATAGTTCACTCTCGTCTCCCCAAACTTCCTGATGATAAAGATCGGTCGTTGAGCCGCAAGATCTTGGCGATTAGTTTGAGTCTTTCAGGGTTTACACTCATTGTAGTCTTGGTTTTTGGAGTTGTCTTCTACTTGAAGAGGAATAAGTTCTTGGAAGTTATTGAGGACTGGGAGGTTCAGTTTGGTCCTCATAGATTCACTTACAAAGATCTTTTCATCGCCACAAAAGGTTTCAAGAACAGTGAGCTTCTTGGAAGAGGAGGCTTTGGAAAAGTCTTTAAAGGGATCTTACCATTGTCTAGCATACCGATCGCGGTGAAGAAGATTTCTCATGATTCGAAACAAGGAATGAGAGAGTTTTTGGCTGAGATTGCTACCATTGGAAGACTAAGACATCCAGATTTAGTTCGTCTTCTTGGCTATTGTAGACGCAAAGGAGAGCTTTACTTGGTTTATGACTTTATGCCTAAAGGAAGCCTTGATAAGTTTCTTTACAATCAACCAGATCAAGTTCTTGATTGGTCACAGAGATTTAAGATCATCAAAGATGTTGCCTCGGGGCTTTGCTATTTGCATCAGCAATGGATGCAAGTGATTATCCACAGAGATATTAAGCCAGCAAACATTCTTCTTGATGAAAATATGAACGCGAAGCTCGGTGACTTTGGACTTGCAAAGCTATGTGACCATGGGATTGATTCTCAGTCCTCCAATGTTGCAG GTACATTTGGATATATATCACCAGAGCTTTCAAGAACAGGAAAATCAAGCACAAGCTCTGATGTTTTCGCATTCGGAGTGTTCATGCTGGAGATAACCTGTGGAAGAAAACCCATTGAGCCACGAGGATCACCAAGCGAGATTGTTTTGACTGACTGGGTACTAGACCGTTGGGATAGTGGAGATATACTTCAGGTGGTTGATGAAAAGCTAGGGCACAAGTATCTTGCCGCGCAAGTAACTCTAGTTTTGAAATTAGGGTTGCTTTGTTCGCATCCAGTGGCAGCAACTAGGCCAAGCATGTCAAGCGTAATGCAATTCTTAGACGGTGTAGCCACTCTTCCTCATAACTTGCTTGAACTTGTGAATGCTCGAAATATAGATGGAGGATTTGATGCTTTGGGCGAAGCAAAAGAGCCTCCAGGGGCCAGTAGTAACACTTTTTCTTCGGTCATGACGGAATCGTTTGTCTCTGGTGGACGCTAA